A part of Streptomyces sp. NBC_01235 genomic DNA contains:
- a CDS encoding serine/threonine-protein kinase — MSNDGDPGGAEGRTVGGRYRLLERIGSGGMGTVWRARDELVEREVAVKQPRLPGDPEDESHRRAAHRLHREARAAARVDHPSAVVIHDVVVEEETDLDGGLPWIVMELIRGESLQEVLRRGPLEPAEAARIGLAVLGALRAAHAVGIVHRDVKPANVLLGPHGRVVLTDFGIAHIQGEESLTVTGEFVGSLEFIAPERMSGRGAGPASDLWSLGVLLYTAVEGRSPFRRATPESTLAAILATDPPEPEQAGPLTPLITGLLARTPDDRPTSAEAAAALERAAQGSEGSEDRSVSFPAAESAAQGAEPQDAGSLRELGDDVGTLRVGPRPSPTPSPTRTPTPTPTPRRPLHRRPLALALLTGILVGGGWLGTDLLLGESGTGAERTVTYSGSAPAEPSASATAEGRWVPHREDDMRAVLSLPTPYRESARQSAAGRQPRLVVYSAGSVDVRLTQWDRAPAAPMTLAAQAHETWNAHAPDARTQTTRTTFHGDEAALADTTYGLDDTPTRVMELFVRTADARLYELRVDMPKGTPDEKQGTAVFKEARDRLEIGNG, encoded by the coding sequence ATGAGCAACGACGGTGACCCCGGCGGCGCCGAGGGACGGACAGTGGGCGGGCGTTACCGGCTGCTCGAACGCATCGGATCCGGTGGCATGGGTACGGTCTGGCGGGCCCGCGACGAGCTCGTGGAGCGCGAAGTCGCCGTCAAACAGCCCCGGTTGCCCGGCGACCCCGAGGACGAGTCCCACCGCCGGGCCGCCCACCGCCTCCACCGCGAGGCCCGGGCCGCCGCCCGCGTCGACCATCCGTCCGCCGTCGTCATCCATGACGTGGTGGTGGAGGAGGAGACCGACCTCGATGGCGGACTCCCCTGGATCGTCATGGAGTTGATCCGTGGCGAGTCCCTGCAGGAGGTGCTGAGGCGCGGCCCGCTGGAGCCCGCCGAGGCGGCCCGCATAGGCCTCGCCGTGCTGGGCGCGCTGCGTGCCGCGCACGCCGTGGGCATCGTCCACCGGGACGTGAAACCGGCCAACGTCCTGCTCGGGCCGCACGGCCGGGTCGTCCTCACCGACTTCGGCATCGCGCACATCCAGGGCGAGGAATCCCTCACCGTCACCGGAGAGTTCGTCGGCTCGCTGGAGTTCATCGCCCCCGAGCGGATGTCCGGACGCGGCGCGGGCCCCGCCTCCGACCTGTGGTCGCTGGGCGTCCTCCTCTACACGGCCGTCGAGGGCCGCTCCCCGTTCCGTCGCGCGACCCCGGAGTCCACCCTCGCCGCGATCCTGGCCACGGACCCACCCGAGCCCGAACAGGCCGGCCCCCTCACCCCTCTCATCACGGGCCTCCTGGCCCGCACCCCGGACGACCGCCCGACCTCGGCGGAGGCAGCCGCGGCGCTGGAGCGGGCGGCGCAGGGGTCTGAGGGGTCCGAGGACCGATCGGTGTCCTTCCCCGCGGCGGAGAGCGCGGCGCAGGGGGCCGAGCCTCAGGACGCGGGGAGCCTGCGGGAGCTCGGGGACGATGTCGGAACGCTGCGGGTCGGGCCTCGGCCCTCGCCCACCCCCTCGCCCACCCGCACCCCCACTCCCACTCCCACTCCCCGGCGTCCCCTCCACCGCCGCCCCCTCGCCCTGGCGCTGCTCACCGGGATTCTCGTCGGCGGTGGCTGGCTGGGGACGGACCTGCTCCTCGGGGAGAGCGGGACGGGCGCGGAGCGGACGGTGACCTACTCCGGTTCGGCTCCGGCGGAGCCGTCGGCGTCCGCCACCGCGGAGGGGCGATGGGTTCCTCATCGTGAGGATGACATGCGGGCCGTGCTCTCGCTCCCCACTCCGTACCGGGAGTCCGCCCGGCAGAGTGCCGCCGGTCGGCAGCCCCGTCTGGTGGTCTACTCGGCGGGCTCCGTCGACGTACGCCTCACCCAGTGGGACCGTGCGCCCGCCGCCCCGATGACCCTGGCGGCGCAGGCGCACGAGACCTGGAACGCCCACGCCCCCGACGCACGCACCCAGACCACCCGCACCACCTTCCACGGCGACGAAGCCGCCCTGGCCGACACCACCTACGGACTCGACGACACCCCGACCCGGGTCATGGAACTCTTCGTCCGTACCGCCGACGCCCGCCTGTACGAGCTGCGCGTCGACATGCCCAAGGGCACGCCGGACGAGAAGCAGGGCACGGCCGTGTTCAAGGAGGCACGTGACCGCCTGGAGATCGGAAACGGCTGA
- a CDS encoding succinic semialdehyde dehydrogenase — protein MTDSQAPEKTPETTPAKTGTNPLAPTPTGVRTAADVVTPELVAQLTKGVTGSGRTANHTPFTGEKLADLPESTPADVERAYEAARRAQAVWARTPVRERAAVLLRFHDLLLARQAEVLDLIQLETGKARLHAHEEVQAVAVAARHYGRKAPAYLRPKRHAGAMPTLTKVTELRHPRGVVGQIAPWNYPLELSVGDALPAFVAGNAVVMKPDTETCLTALWARDLLVEAGLPADVFQVVIGEGAVVGPEVVRHADYVSFTGSTRTGREVAQGAAARLVGVSLELGGKNAMLVLEDADIEKAAAGAVRACFSSAGQLCISIERLYVHEAIADAFVERFAARTRAMRLGTSLAYGAEMGSLVGERQLETVTRHVEEAVAKGAKVVAGGVARPDIGPYFFEPTILDGVTEPMSVCAEETFGPVVSIYRFKTDDEAVEQANSTPYGLNSSVWTKDARRGRDVASRLRTGTVNVNEGYASAYGSVQSPMGGMKDSGLGRRHGSEGILKYTEAQTVAQQRLLPMAPALGMSDEKYAEVMSTSLKVMKALRLR, from the coding sequence ATGACGGACTCGCAGGCCCCGGAAAAGACGCCGGAAACGACGCCGGCCAAGACTGGCACCAACCCGCTCGCCCCCACCCCCACCGGCGTCCGCACCGCCGCCGACGTGGTCACCCCGGAGCTGGTCGCCCAGCTCACCAAGGGCGTGACCGGTTCCGGCCGTACGGCCAACCACACGCCGTTCACCGGAGAGAAGCTGGCCGACCTGCCCGAGTCCACCCCCGCGGACGTGGAGCGGGCCTACGAGGCGGCCCGCAGGGCGCAGGCCGTCTGGGCGCGCACGCCCGTACGGGAGCGCGCCGCCGTCCTGCTCCGCTTCCACGACCTGCTGCTGGCCCGCCAGGCCGAGGTGCTCGACCTCATCCAGCTGGAGACCGGCAAGGCGCGCCTGCACGCCCACGAGGAGGTGCAGGCCGTCGCCGTCGCCGCCCGCCACTACGGCCGCAAGGCCCCCGCCTACCTCCGCCCCAAGCGGCACGCCGGCGCCATGCCGACCCTGACGAAGGTCACCGAACTGCGCCACCCGCGCGGTGTCGTGGGCCAGATCGCCCCCTGGAACTACCCGCTGGAGCTGTCGGTCGGCGACGCGCTCCCGGCGTTCGTCGCGGGCAACGCGGTCGTCATGAAGCCCGACACCGAGACCTGCCTGACCGCCCTGTGGGCGCGTGACCTGCTCGTCGAGGCCGGTCTGCCCGCCGACGTCTTCCAGGTCGTGATCGGCGAGGGCGCCGTCGTCGGCCCGGAGGTCGTCCGCCACGCCGACTACGTCTCCTTCACCGGCTCCACCCGCACCGGCCGCGAGGTCGCCCAGGGCGCCGCCGCCCGTCTTGTCGGCGTCTCCCTCGAACTCGGCGGCAAGAACGCCATGCTGGTGCTCGAGGACGCCGACATCGAGAAGGCCGCGGCCGGCGCCGTCCGCGCCTGCTTCTCCTCCGCGGGCCAACTCTGCATCTCCATCGAGCGGTTGTACGTCCACGAGGCGATAGCGGACGCCTTCGTCGAGCGCTTCGCCGCCCGCACCCGGGCCATGCGCCTCGGCACCTCCCTCGCCTACGGCGCCGAGATGGGCTCCCTGGTCGGCGAGCGCCAGCTGGAGACGGTGACCCGGCACGTGGAGGAGGCCGTCGCCAAGGGCGCCAAGGTCGTCGCCGGCGGTGTCGCCCGCCCGGACATCGGCCCGTACTTCTTCGAACCCACCATTCTCGACGGCGTGACCGAACCCATGTCCGTCTGCGCCGAGGAGACCTTCGGCCCGGTCGTCTCCATCTACCGTTTCAAGACGGACGACGAGGCGGTCGAGCAGGCCAACTCCACGCCGTACGGCCTGAACTCGTCTGTCTGGACGAAGGACGCCCGCCGTGGCCGCGACGTCGCCTCCCGGCTGCGCACCGGCACGGTGAACGTCAACGAGGGCTACGCCTCCGCCTACGGCAGCGTCCAGTCGCCCATGGGCGGCATGAAGGACTCCGGTCTCGGTCGCCGTCACGGCTCCGAGGGCATCCTCAAGTACACGGAGGCCCAGACGGTGGCCCAGCAGCGCCTGCTGCCGATGGCCCCGGCCCTGGGGATGAGCGACGAGAAGTACGCGGAGGTCATGAGCACCAGCCTGAAGGTGATGAAAGCACTCCGCCTGCGCTAG
- a CDS encoding GMC family oxidoreductase, producing the protein MPQDSYDYDVIVVGSGFGGSVTALRLAEKGYSVGVLEAGRRFTRASLPKNSWDLKNYLWAPRLGCYGIQRIHLLGNVMVLAGAGVGGGSLNYANTLYVPPKPFFDDPQWRDITDWQEELKPYYDQARRMLGVRLNPTTTPSDVHLKAAAERMGVGDTFHMAPVGVFFGDGEDADGAGTKARQGERVSDPYFGGAGPDRNACTECGECMTGCRHGAKNTLNENYLHLAERAGAVVHPMTTVVSVTDDSQGGFAVATLPTDDRRKGKGREKGRVLKARRVVLAAGTYGTQTLLHRMKAGGQLPYLSDRLGELTRTNSEALVGAQTDDRRYRKATGAPKADFTRGVAITSSIHPDENTHIEPVRYGKGSNSMGGLSILQVPYAEGSSRVAGWLANAARHPLLVLRSLSNRRWSERTIIGLVMQSLDNSLTTYLKPDGVGKGLLTARQGHGAPNPKQIRAASEAASALAADINGFAGSNVGELMGTPLTAHFLGGCPIGDSRETGVIDPYHRLYGHPGISVVDGAAVSANLGVNPSLTITAQAERAMSYWPNKGETDPRPAQGAAYERLKPVEPVSPAVPADAFGALRLPFLGMPTVPPKQ; encoded by the coding sequence GTGCCCCAGGACTCTTACGACTACGACGTCATCGTCGTCGGCTCAGGCTTCGGCGGCTCGGTGACCGCCCTGCGCCTGGCGGAAAAGGGCTACAGCGTAGGAGTCCTGGAAGCCGGCCGCCGCTTCACCCGCGCGTCCCTCCCGAAAAACTCCTGGGACCTGAAGAACTACCTGTGGGCTCCCAGGCTCGGCTGCTATGGAATCCAGCGCATCCACCTGCTGGGCAACGTCATGGTCCTGGCCGGCGCGGGCGTGGGCGGCGGTTCCCTCAACTACGCCAACACCCTCTACGTACCGCCGAAGCCCTTCTTCGACGACCCCCAGTGGCGTGACATCACGGACTGGCAGGAGGAGCTGAAGCCGTACTACGACCAGGCGCGCCGCATGCTCGGGGTACGGCTCAACCCGACGACGACCCCCTCCGACGTGCACCTGAAGGCGGCCGCTGAGCGGATGGGCGTCGGCGACACCTTCCACATGGCGCCGGTCGGCGTGTTCTTCGGCGACGGCGAGGACGCTGACGGCGCGGGCACGAAGGCGAGGCAGGGGGAGCGGGTGTCCGACCCCTACTTCGGCGGAGCGGGGCCCGACCGCAACGCCTGCACCGAGTGCGGCGAGTGCATGACCGGCTGCCGGCACGGCGCGAAGAACACGCTGAACGAGAACTACCTCCACCTCGCCGAGCGGGCGGGCGCGGTCGTGCACCCCATGACGACGGTCGTGTCGGTCACGGACGACTCGCAGGGCGGCTTCGCGGTCGCCACCCTCCCCACCGACGACCGGCGCAAGGGCAAGGGCAGGGAGAAGGGCAGGGTCCTCAAGGCCCGCCGGGTCGTCCTCGCCGCCGGGACGTACGGCACCCAGACCCTGCTGCACCGCATGAAGGCGGGCGGCCAACTCCCTTACCTCTCCGACCGGTTGGGCGAGCTGACCCGCACCAACTCCGAGGCCCTGGTCGGCGCCCAGACCGACGACCGCCGCTACCGCAAGGCGACCGGCGCGCCGAAGGCCGACTTCACGCGCGGGGTCGCCATCACCTCCTCGATCCACCCGGACGAGAACACCCACATCGAGCCGGTCCGCTACGGCAAGGGCTCCAACTCGATGGGCGGCCTGTCGATCCTCCAGGTGCCGTACGCGGAGGGCTCGTCGAGGGTCGCCGGCTGGCTGGCGAACGCGGCCCGCCACCCCCTGCTCGTCCTGCGCTCGCTGTCCAACCGCCGCTGGTCGGAGCGGACCATCATCGGCCTGGTGATGCAGTCCCTGGACAACTCGCTGACGACGTACCTGAAGCCGGACGGCGTCGGCAAGGGCCTGCTGACGGCACGTCAGGGCCATGGCGCCCCCAACCCCAAGCAGATCAGGGCCGCTTCCGAGGCCGCCTCCGCGCTCGCCGCCGACATCAACGGTTTCGCCGGGTCCAACGTGGGCGAGCTGATGGGCACCCCGCTCACCGCCCACTTCCTCGGCGGCTGCCCGATCGGCGACTCGCGCGAGACGGGCGTCATCGACCCGTACCACCGCCTCTACGGCCACCCCGGCATCTCGGTCGTCGACGGCGCCGCGGTCTCGGCGAACCTGGGCGTGAACCCGTCGCTCACCATCACCGCCCAGGCCGAGCGCGCGATGTCGTACTGGCCGAACAAGGGCGAGACGGACCCGCGTCCGGCGCAGGGAGCGGCGTACGAACGTCTGAAGCCGGTGGAGCCGGTCAGCCCGGCGGTGCCGGCGGACGCCTTCGGCGCCCTGCGCCTGCCGTTCCTGGGAATGCCGACCGTTCCGCCCAAGCAGTAG
- a CDS encoding LPXTG cell wall anchor domain-containing protein, translating to MKLRRTMVTMAATAVIAPLALLSAPAAFAEGNDTASPSATATETITTAPSASESDDQSASGSATDTTSPSSSSSSESNGGAKASGTPSDTTSPSASGSGTAGASASASEDEDGFDPYTDCKSIDLDKNLSATISGLPSKIVAGSGWHDFTYEVENNSDADFKNVYMATFLEYADDTDAWLSEGLAVVQVKEDGKWTNAYQDSYDDENGKTVNVTGSFVGLLDELEKDSSATIDLRVKVSAKAPAGSSFAMSEAVYVGDKADCHFNGDEYDVEILAAGGDAGDADDAKPNGDKPTSGTKPQGGAKPISGSLASTGSSSALPMIGLVGGAAVVAGAGAVFVARRRKVGTHA from the coding sequence ATGAAGCTTCGCCGCACGATGGTCACCATGGCCGCGACCGCCGTCATCGCGCCGCTCGCCCTGCTGTCCGCGCCCGCCGCGTTCGCGGAGGGGAACGACACCGCCTCCCCTAGCGCGACAGCGACGGAGACCATCACCACGGCGCCGTCCGCGTCCGAGTCGGACGACCAGAGCGCGTCAGGTTCCGCGACCGACACCACGTCGCCCTCCTCCTCGTCGTCGTCCGAGTCCAACGGCGGTGCGAAGGCGTCCGGCACGCCGTCCGACACCACGTCGCCGTCCGCGTCCGGCTCGGGCACGGCCGGCGCGAGCGCTTCGGCCTCCGAGGACGAGGACGGGTTCGACCCGTACACGGACTGCAAGTCCATCGACCTGGACAAGAACCTCTCGGCCACGATCAGCGGCCTGCCGAGCAAGATCGTCGCCGGGTCCGGCTGGCACGACTTCACCTACGAGGTCGAGAACAACTCCGACGCCGACTTCAAGAACGTGTACATGGCCACGTTCCTGGAGTACGCCGACGACACGGACGCCTGGCTGTCCGAGGGCCTCGCCGTCGTCCAGGTCAAGGAGGACGGCAAGTGGACCAACGCCTACCAGGACTCCTACGACGACGAGAACGGCAAGACCGTCAACGTCACCGGTTCCTTCGTGGGCCTGCTCGACGAGCTGGAGAAGGACTCCTCCGCCACCATCGACCTGCGGGTGAAGGTCAGTGCGAAGGCCCCGGCGGGCTCCTCGTTCGCGATGAGCGAGGCCGTCTACGTGGGTGACAAGGCCGACTGCCACTTCAACGGTGACGAGTACGACGTCGAGATCCTCGCCGCCGGGGGCGACGCGGGCGACGCCGACGACGCGAAGCCGAACGGCGACAAGCCCACCAGCGGCACCAAGCCGCAGGGCGGCGCCAAGCCGATCAGCGGCAGTCTCGCCTCCACCGGCTCCAGCTCCGCGCTGCCGATGATCGGCCTGGTCGGCGGGGCCGCCGTGGTCGCCGGTGCGGGCGCGGTGTTCGTCGCGCGCCGCCGCAAGGTCGGCACGCACGCGTAA
- a CDS encoding chorismate mutase has translation MTVLDVTGARTPEAADVITGARERIDTLDDRIIGLIQERMAVSAVIQEARITSGGRRVNLSREMEVLGHYRDALGKPGTSLAMTLLELCRGRV, from the coding sequence ATGACCGTCCTCGACGTGACCGGCGCCCGTACCCCCGAGGCCGCCGACGTGATCACCGGCGCCCGCGAGCGCATCGACACCCTCGACGACCGGATCATCGGTCTGATCCAGGAACGGATGGCCGTCTCCGCCGTCATCCAGGAGGCGCGGATCACTTCCGGCGGCCGGCGGGTGAACCTCTCCCGCGAGATGGAGGTCCTCGGCCACTACAGGGATGCCCTCGGCAAGCCCGGCACGTCGTTGGCGATGACTCTGCTCGAACTGTGCCGGGGCCGCGTCTGA
- the guaA gene encoding glutamine-hydrolyzing GMP synthase, giving the protein MSSATPAAAAPDTVLVVDFGAQYAQLIARRVREARVYSEIVPSTTPVEEMLAKNPAAIILSGGPSSVYEEGAPTVDRALFEAGVPVFGMCYGFQLMAQALGGTVDNTGAREYGRTDLHVSRSSSTLFEGTPAEQAVWMSHGDACSAAPEGFSVSASTDVVPVAAFENDEKRLYGVQYHPEVMHSTHGQQVLEHFLYRGAGLTPSWTTGNVIDEQVAAIREQVGDKRAICGLSGGVDSAVAAALVQKAIGSQLTCVYVDHGLMRKGETEQVEKDFVAATGVQLKVVDAEERFLTALKGVSDPEEKRKIIGREFIRVFEQAQAEIIADAGPAVEFLVQGTLYPDVVESGGGTGTANIKSHHNVGGLPEDLEFQLIEPLRKLFKDEVRMVGQELGLPEEIVQRQPFPGPGLGIRIVGEVTKERLDLLRDADAIAREELTAAGLDREIWQCPVVLLADVRSVGVQGDGRTYGHPIVLRPVSSEDAMTADWSRLPYDVLAKISTRITNEVRDVNRVVVDVTSKPPGTIEWE; this is encoded by the coding sequence GTGTCATCAGCGACTCCCGCTGCCGCCGCCCCCGACACCGTTCTGGTCGTCGACTTCGGCGCGCAGTACGCCCAGCTCATCGCCCGTCGAGTCCGCGAGGCGCGGGTCTACAGCGAGATCGTGCCGAGCACCACGCCGGTCGAGGAGATGCTCGCCAAGAACCCGGCGGCGATCATCCTCTCCGGCGGCCCCTCGTCCGTGTACGAGGAGGGCGCCCCGACCGTCGACCGCGCCCTCTTCGAGGCCGGCGTCCCCGTCTTCGGCATGTGCTACGGCTTCCAGCTGATGGCGCAGGCCCTCGGCGGCACCGTCGACAACACCGGCGCCCGTGAGTACGGGCGCACCGACCTGCACGTCTCCCGCTCGTCCTCCACCCTCTTCGAGGGCACCCCGGCCGAGCAGGCCGTGTGGATGTCGCACGGAGACGCCTGCTCCGCCGCCCCCGAGGGCTTCAGTGTCAGCGCTTCCACGGACGTCGTCCCGGTCGCCGCCTTCGAGAACGACGAGAAGCGGCTGTACGGCGTCCAGTACCACCCCGAGGTCATGCACTCCACGCACGGCCAGCAGGTGCTGGAGCACTTCCTCTATCGAGGTGCCGGTCTCACCCCGTCCTGGACCACGGGCAACGTCATCGACGAGCAGGTCGCGGCCATCCGCGAGCAGGTCGGCGACAAGCGCGCCATCTGCGGCCTCTCCGGCGGCGTGGACTCGGCGGTCGCCGCGGCCCTCGTCCAGAAGGCCATCGGCTCCCAGCTGACCTGCGTCTACGTCGACCACGGTCTGATGCGCAAGGGCGAGACCGAGCAGGTCGAGAAGGACTTCGTGGCCGCGACCGGCGTCCAGCTGAAGGTCGTCGACGCGGAGGAGCGTTTCCTCACCGCCCTCAAGGGGGTCAGCGACCCCGAGGAGAAGCGGAAGATCATCGGCCGCGAGTTCATCCGCGTGTTCGAGCAGGCCCAGGCGGAGATCATCGCGGACGCGGGTCCCGCGGTGGAGTTCCTGGTCCAGGGCACGCTGTACCCGGACGTCGTCGAGTCCGGCGGCGGCACCGGCACCGCGAACATCAAGTCGCACCACAACGTGGGCGGCCTGCCGGAGGACCTCGAGTTCCAGCTCATCGAGCCGCTGCGCAAGCTGTTCAAGGACGAGGTCCGGATGGTCGGCCAGGAGCTCGGCCTGCCGGAGGAGATCGTCCAGCGCCAGCCGTTCCCGGGCCCCGGCCTCGGCATCCGGATCGTCGGCGAGGTCACCAAGGAGCGCCTCGACCTGCTCCGCGACGCCGACGCCATCGCCCGCGAGGAGCTGACGGCGGCCGGTCTCGACCGGGAGATCTGGCAGTGCCCGGTGGTCCTCCTCGCGGACGTGCGCAGCGTCGGCGTCCAGGGCGACGGCCGCACCTACGGCCACCCGATCGTCCTGCGCCCGGTCTCCTCCGAGGACGCCATGACCGCCGACTGGTCGCGCCTCCCGTACGACGTCCTGGCGAAGATCTCCACCCGGATCACGAACGAGGTGCGCGACGTCAACCGCGTCGTCGTCGACGTGACCTCGAAGCCGCCGGGCACCATCGAGTGGGAGTAG
- a CDS encoding pyridoxamine 5'-phosphate oxidase family protein, which yields MTVSRKPVNWAAFADTEPEFAKIAEARFGAFAHHVLATLRKDGSPRTTGVEVRFLGGELWLGMMPGSLKALDLRRDPRFCLQANPGEGTGMGGGDVRIAGRAVEVADGEARAAYVKEVEPPEPFHLFRTELTEVVRTYVEDDTYLVAQVWKPEEPVRTLKRT from the coding sequence ATGACAGTGAGTCGTAAGCCTGTGAACTGGGCGGCGTTCGCCGACACGGAACCCGAGTTCGCGAAGATCGCCGAAGCCCGCTTCGGCGCCTTCGCCCACCACGTCCTCGCGACCCTGCGCAAGGACGGCTCGCCGCGCACCACCGGTGTCGAGGTCCGTTTCCTCGGCGGTGAGCTGTGGCTCGGCATGATGCCGGGCTCGCTCAAGGCCCTCGACCTGCGCCGAGACCCCCGCTTCTGCCTCCAGGCCAACCCCGGCGAGGGCACCGGGATGGGCGGGGGCGACGTACGGATCGCGGGTCGGGCCGTCGAGGTGGCGGACGGGGAGGCGCGGGCGGCGTACGTGAAAGAGGTGGAACCGCCGGAGCCGTTCCACCTCTTCCGCACCGAACTGACGGAGGTCGTTCGGACCTACGTCGAGGACGACACGTATCTCGTCGCCCAGGTCTGGAAGCCCGAAGAGCCGGTGCGGACTCTCAAGCGGACATAG
- a CDS encoding class II aldolase/adducin family protein → MHGPTPPAPLPTDRLQFAMPPMHESVEDERRHRKERLAGAVRIFGRLGFEDGVSGHITARDPEFSDCFWVNPFGMPFKHVTVSDLVLANADGQVVEGRYHVNQAAFTVHAQVHAARPDVVAVAHCHSVHGRALAALGELLDPITQESCAFYEDHALYDAYTGVAVDAGEGRRIAAALGSRKALVLRNHGLLTVGDSVDAAAWWFLSMERSSQVQLTARAAGRPVLIDHRAAVATREQLGGDLVAWINYQPLWQDISRSEPDLLS, encoded by the coding sequence ATGCACGGGCCCACGCCGCCTGCCCCGCTGCCCACCGACCGGCTGCAGTTCGCGATGCCGCCGATGCACGAGTCGGTGGAGGACGAGCGCCGGCACCGCAAGGAACGCCTGGCGGGGGCGGTGCGGATCTTCGGGCGGCTCGGCTTCGAGGACGGCGTCTCCGGGCACATCACCGCCCGCGACCCCGAGTTCAGCGACTGCTTCTGGGTCAACCCGTTCGGGATGCCGTTCAAGCACGTCACCGTCAGCGACCTGGTGCTGGCCAACGCCGACGGGCAGGTCGTCGAGGGCCGCTACCACGTCAACCAGGCCGCCTTCACCGTGCACGCGCAGGTCCACGCCGCCCGCCCCGACGTCGTCGCCGTCGCCCACTGCCACTCGGTCCACGGCCGGGCCCTGGCCGCGCTCGGCGAGCTGCTCGACCCCATCACCCAGGAGAGCTGCGCGTTCTACGAGGACCACGCCCTCTACGACGCCTACACCGGTGTGGCCGTCGACGCGGGGGAGGGACGGCGCATCGCGGCCGCGCTCGGCTCCCGCAAGGCGCTCGTGCTGCGCAACCACGGGCTGCTGACGGTCGGTGACTCCGTCGACGCCGCCGCCTGGTGGTTCTTGTCTATGGAACGCTCCAGCCAGGTCCAGCTGACCGCGCGGGCGGCGGGCCGGCCGGTCCTGATCGACCACCGCGCGGCGGTGGCGACCCGGGAGCAGCTCGGCGGCGACCTGGTGGCCTGGATCAACTACCAGCCGCTCTGGCAGGACATCAGCAGAAGCGAGCCCGACCTGCTGAGCTAG
- a CDS encoding DUF4429 domain-containing protein encodes MAEIIQRDGTWAFDGTTVRITPGLHRSVPLFRQTYGEITVPLEAVAGIVYEPERKRGRLRMRLREGADPLLQATGGRLPDAADPYRLSVDVDRSGVAEYLAEEIRHALLLDQIPHEPTRAYLLPGPPVPVSVRSSDGTVSFDGTQVRVDWADTSDRVKRATGPRVIGIGDLVQVEWLPNSGYEDGFLRFVTRETVFSKLPAEKDPYALDLWGNVSRDLLTALVATAVTARLPHPSARAHTERENENGDEQQGAARRRRIAASVPPRSDHHDVLLRRLRELGELHRDGVLTDEEFAMTKAVILRGF; translated from the coding sequence ATGGCCGAGATCATCCAGCGTGACGGGACCTGGGCCTTCGACGGCACAACGGTCAGGATCACGCCGGGGCTGCACCGCTCCGTACCGCTGTTCCGGCAGACGTACGGGGAGATCACCGTGCCTCTGGAGGCGGTCGCCGGGATCGTCTACGAGCCCGAACGCAAGCGCGGCCGGTTGCGGATGCGGCTGCGCGAGGGGGCCGATCCGCTGTTGCAGGCGACCGGCGGGCGGCTGCCCGACGCGGCCGATCCCTATCGCCTCTCGGTGGACGTGGACCGTTCCGGGGTCGCCGAGTACCTCGCCGAGGAGATCCGCCACGCGCTGCTGCTCGACCAGATCCCCCATGAGCCGACCAGGGCCTACCTCCTGCCGGGTCCGCCGGTTCCGGTCTCGGTGCGGTCCTCCGACGGCACCGTGTCCTTCGACGGCACCCAGGTGCGCGTCGACTGGGCGGACACCTCGGACCGGGTCAAGCGGGCGACCGGCCCGCGCGTGATCGGCATCGGAGACCTCGTGCAGGTCGAGTGGCTGCCCAACTCCGGTTACGAGGACGGCTTCCTGCGCTTCGTGACCCGCGAGACGGTGTTCTCGAAACTGCCGGCCGAGAAGGACCCGTACGCCCTGGACCTGTGGGGAAACGTGAGCCGCGACCTGCTGACGGCCCTGGTGGCGACCGCGGTCACCGCCCGCCTCCCGCATCCCTCCGCCCGCGCGCACACTGAGCGCGAAAACGAGAACGGGGACGAGCAGCAGGGCGCAGCCCGGCGCCGCCGGATCGCGGCGTCCGTCCCGCCCCGGAGCGACCACCACGACGTGCTGCTGCGTCGGCTGCGCGAGCTGGGCGAGCTGCACCGGGACGGGGTACTGACGGACGAGGAGTTCGCCATGACGAAGGCCGTGATACTGCGCGGGTTCTAG
- a CDS encoding DoxX family protein — MTHGMRTDSYPPYLDGGGRSWRDTATRYALLPLRIFLGVTFIYAGLDKLTDSAFLKDSGAGSIGDTMRAVRDSSAIPALVDMALKSPVGFGYAMAFGELAVGIGTLLGLLTRIAALGGALISLSLWLTVSWASDPYYYGNDLAYLMAWLPLVLAGAPVLSLDAAWRNRRRQRVGGLG; from the coding sequence ATGACTCACGGCATGCGGACGGACAGCTACCCTCCTTACCTCGACGGCGGCGGCCGCAGTTGGCGTGACACCGCCACCCGGTACGCACTCCTTCCTCTGCGGATCTTCCTCGGCGTCACCTTCATCTACGCGGGCCTCGACAAACTCACCGACAGCGCCTTCCTGAAGGACAGCGGCGCCGGCTCGATCGGCGACACCATGCGCGCCGTCCGTGATTCCTCGGCCATCCCGGCCCTGGTCGACATGGCCCTGAAGAGCCCCGTCGGCTTCGGCTACGCCATGGCCTTCGGTGAACTCGCCGTCGGTATCGGCACCCTGCTGGGCCTTCTTACCCGAATCGCCGCCCTCGGCGGCGCGTTGATCTCGCTCAGTCTGTGGCTGACGGTGAGCTGGGCCTCGGACCCGTACTACTACGGCAACGATCTCGCCTACCTCATGGCCTGGCTGCCCCTCGTCCTCGCGGGCGCCCCCGTCCTCTCCCTCGACGCTGCCTGGCGCAACAGGCGACGACAACGGGTGGGAGGCCTGGGCTAG